One Coffea arabica cultivar ET-39 chromosome 5c, Coffea Arabica ET-39 HiFi, whole genome shotgun sequence DNA window includes the following coding sequences:
- the LOC113690209 gene encoding disease resistance protein RPM1-like: MADGAVNYLLDKLTTILLQNASVLGNARNEIDKIKLELDTMKSFLRDAERRKERSESVETWVRQVREVAIEVENTIDEFIYYNGNKAKKNGLKDFVQETMNLPRKLTVMRRLSSEMQSINAKVLEVSERSKRYAFDAKFDEERTINLPTDWLQHLGESSVFADEDDIVGIDENKARLYHWLTGNEQRRTVVSIVGMGGLGKTTLVTKVFNDQVIKRHFDSLAWISVSQAHQIDGLLRSMVKEFLKTEQAMIPRNLGSMNYRQLMEMLIEYLHNRRYLVVLDDVWSIDLWSRIRGAFPVNLCGSRIVLTTRDENVAMSVGPGSRVHRLEPLQEHDAWTLFCTKAFWNGCDHQCPPELEALAKAILRKCEGLPLAIVAIGGLMCSKSKTAIEWKKVHDSLNWQFSYNPLLERVKGILMMSFNDLPFYLKYCFLYCCIFPDGYLIKRKKLIRLWIAEGFILERKGMTMEEVAEDHLMELILRSMIQVKQINDNGRVKTFRVHDVMRELAMTTSERENFCRLHDSQESKISRNVQRLSVYNRGKNLRLNKTTSRQLRSLFVFGTDTCSSFSLNAVSSKFKFLRVLALENIPIEKLPNELVDLFNLRYLNLRNTKVKDLPKAIDKLKNLETLDVRHTNLEKLPKRILKLEKLRHLFVCKNCVNRPKNFKFSQGLRVAAGIGTLLSLQSLSYVEAEEGIIKQVGYLTNLKRLDITKVKTCDGPKLCSSIQMMTSLHRLSVTASAEEEELMLEDLVFVPPFLQKLELIGRLKRLPQWFESATNLTHLCLEFSHLQEDFLPSLQKLPSLVFLQIKKAYSGKHLKFIKGGFPKLSKLHLEELLQLDCVEVEEGSLPSLKELALIRCLALKLLPQGIEHITSLQNLQLEEMAEELVESVQIDGSENHKKVQHIHTVNLVL, from the coding sequence ATGGCAGATGGTGCTGTTAACTACCTTTTAGATAAACTGACGACAATACTTCTTCAAAATGCCTCAGTGTTGGGAAATGCTCGAAATGAAATTGATAAAATCAAGCTTGAACTAGATACTATGAAATCCTTCTTAAGAGATGCCgagagaaggaaagaaaggagtGAATCTGTGGAAACTTGGGTGAGGCAGGTAAGAGAAGTGGCAATTGAAGTTGAAAATACAATTGATGAGTTCATATACTACAATGGTAATAAAGCCAAAAAGAATGGGCTCAAAGATTTTGTTCAAGAAACCATGAACCTGCCAAGAAAACTCACTGTGATGCGTCGATTATCTTCAGAGATGCAAAGTATCAACGCAAAGGTACTTGAAGTTTCAGAAAGGAGCAAGAGATATGCATTTGATGCCAAATTTGATGAGGAAAGGACCATAAATTTGCCCACTGACTGGTTGCAGCATCTTGGAGAATCATCAGTCTTTGCAGATGAAGATGATATAGTGGGAATTGATGAAAACAAAGCGAGATTATATCATTGGTTGACGGGAAATGAACAGCGACGGACAGTTGTCTCAATTGTTGGCATGGGAGGTTTAGGAAAGACTACTCTGGTGACCAAAGTGTTCAATGATCAAGTGATAAAGCGTCATTTCGATTCTTTAGCATGGATATCTGTGTCCCAGGCTCATCAAATTGACGGTCTGCTAAGAAGCATGGTCAAAGAATTCCTGAAAACAGAACAAGCGATGATTCCTAGGAATCTTGGATCAATGAATTATCGGCAGCTTATGGAGATGCTTATCGAGTACTTGCATAACAGAAGGTACTTGGTTGTCTTAGATGATGTGTGGAGCATAGATCTGTGGAGTAGAATAAGAGGTGCATTCCCAGTGAATCTTTGTGGAAGTAGAATTGTTTTAACAACAAGAGATGAGAATGTGGCAATGTCTGTTGGACCTGGAAGTAGAGTCCATCGTCTTGAACCTCTCCAAGAACATGATGCTTGGACTCTTTTCTGCACAAAGGCCTTTTGGAACGGGTGTGATCATCAATGTCCACCAGAGCTTGAAGCATTAGCAAAAGCCATCCTGAGAAAATGTGAAGGGTTGCCTCTAGCAATAGTTGCAATTGGAGGTCTCATGTGTTCAAAAAGCAAGACAGCTATAGAGTGGAAGAAGGTTCATGACAGCCTGAATTGGCAGTTTAGCTACAATCCACTCCTTGAACGAGTGAAGGGCATCCTGATGATGAGTTTCAATGATTTACCTTTCTACCTTAAGTACTGTTTCTTGTATTGCTGTATTTTCCCTGATGGTTATCTGATTAAGAGGAAGAAGCTGATTCGTCTATGGATTGCTGAGGGATTTATCCTAGAAAGGAAAGGGATGACAATGGAGGAAGTAGCCGAGGACCATCTCATGGAACTTATTCTCCGGAGCATGATCCAAGTTAAACAAATCAATGACAATGGAAGAGTGAAGACTTTTCGGGTACATGATGTTATGCGAGAGCTTGCAATGACAACCTCAGAAAGGGAGAATTTCTGCAGATTACATGATAGCCAAGAGTCCAAAATCTCAAGAAATGTACAGCGGTTGTCAGTGTATAATAGAGGTAAGAATCTTCGATTAAACAAGACAACATCACGCCAACTTCGCTCGCTATTTGTTTTTGGAACAGATACATGCTCTTCATTCTCTCTAAATGCTGTATCATCAAAATTTAAGTTCTTACGGGTCCTTGCTCTCGAAAACATTCCCATTGAAAAACTACCAAACGAATTGGTTGACCTCTTTAATCTTAGGTACTTGAACTTGAGGAACACAAAGGTTAAAGATCTCCCCAAGGCAATAGACAAGCTGAAGAACCTAGAGACGTTGGATGTTAGGCACACCAATTTGGAGAAGTTACCAAAAAGGAtattaaaattagaaaaattgagGCATCTATTTGTGTGCAAGAACTGTGTCAATCGTCccaaaaatttcaagttttCTCAAGGCTTGCGCGTAGCAGCAGGAATCGGGACCTTACTGAGCTTGCAAAGCCTTTCTTATGTAGAAGCAGAGGAGGGGATAATCAAGCAAGTTGGATATCTTACGAATCTGAAAAGGTTAGATAtcacaaaagtgaaaacgtgtgACGGTCCAAAGCTATGTAGTTCAATCCAAATGATGACAAGCCTCCATCGATTGAGTGTAACTGCAAGTGCAGAAGAAGAGGAACTGATGTTGGAAGACTTGGTTTTCGTGCCTCCATTTCTTCAGAAGCTAGAATTGATTGGACGCTTGAAGAGGCTGCCTCAGTGGTTTGAATCAGCCACAAACCTGACGCATTTGTGCTTGGAATTTTCTCATCTACAAGAAGATTTTCTTCCATCTCTCCAGAAATTACCAAGTCTGGTCTTCCTTCAAATTAAGAAAGCATACAGTGGCAAGCACTTGAAGTTCATAAAAGGGGGATTCCCTAAGCTCAGCAAATTGCATTTGGAGGAGCTCCTGCAGTTAGATTGTGTAGAAGTAGAGGAGGGATCACTTCCCAGCTTAAAAGAACTTGCCTTGATTCGTTGCCTGGCGTTGAAGTTGCTACCACAAGGCATTGAACACATTACCAGCCTACAGAATCTTCAGCTGGAGGAAATGGCAGAAGAACTCGTTGAAAGTGTGCAAATTGATGGAAGTGAAAACCACAAGAAGGTACAGCACATACACACAGTCAAtcttgttttgtaa